Proteins found in one Strix uralensis isolate ZFMK-TIS-50842 chromosome 21, bStrUra1, whole genome shotgun sequence genomic segment:
- the NTMT1 gene encoding N-terminal Xaa-Pro-Lys N-methyltransferase 1, translating to MTSEVVENEFEFYSKAEKYWKDVPATVDGMLGGYGHISSIDINSSRKFLQRFLRDGPNRTGTTRALDCGAGIGRITKRLLLPLFKTVDMVDVTEDFLTKAKSYLGEEGRRVRNYFCCGLQDFSPEPNSYDVIWIQWVIGHLTDNHLSDFLKRCRAGLRPNGIVVIKDNMAQEGVIMDDVDSSVCRDLDVVRKIIRRAGLHLLAEERQENFPDEIYHVYTFAMR from the exons ATGACCAGTGAGGTGGTGGAGAACGAGTTTGAGTTTTACTCCAAGGCGGAGAAGTACTGGAAGGACGTGCCCGCCACGGTGGACGGCATGCTGGGGGGCTACGGCCACATCTCCAGCATCGACATCAACAGCTCCAGGAAGTTCCTGCAGAGGTTTCTGCGG GACGGTCCCAACCGGACGGGGACAACCCGTGCTCTGGACTGCGGGGCGGGCATCGGCCGGATCACCAagcggctgctgctgcccctcttcAAGACGGTGGACATGGTGGATGTGACGGAGGACTTCCTCACCAAGGCCAAGAGCTACCTGGGAGAGGAGGGTAGGCGGGTGCGCAACTACTTCTGCTGCGGCCTCCAGGACTTCAGCCCCGAGCCCAACTCCTACGATGTCATCTGGATCCAGTGGGTCATCG GACATCTCACTGACAACCACCTCTCTGACTTCCTGAAGCGGTGCCGCGCTGGCCTGCGGCCCAACGGCATCGTGGTCATCAAGGACAACATGGCTCAGGAGGGCGTGATCATGGACGATGTGGACAGCAGCGTCTGCCGGGACCTGGACGTGGTCCGTAAGATCATCCGCCGAGCTGGGCTGCACCTCCTGGCTGAGGAGCGCCAGGAGAACTTCCCCGACGAGATCTACCACGTCTACACCTTTGCCATGAGATGA
- the ASB6 gene encoding ankyrin repeat and SOCS box protein 6 isoform X1 — translation MPFLHGFRRIIFEYQPLVDEILGLLAIQDAERQSALESPACLGNDRSQLSAVRRVLERETHSPFYQEGVSYALLKVTELGLVPAAEILLEFGADLSFEDPVTYYTPLHIAVLRNQPDMVELLVHHGADINRRDRIHESSPLDLASEEPERLPCLQRLLQLGADVNAADKNGKTALLHALASSDGVQIHNTESIRLLLEGGADVRATTKDGDTVFTYVIFLLGEMVCSNTEEAQVISRFCFRVTQLLLAHGANPSECPAPESLTHLCFKSFKRHFPLLRFLLESGAAYNCSLHGPSCWSGFHIVFECLCSHLSVSEDDSFSTDLIQKGQTLLELMMASSQAIQLPSNFEVNTSSCRYHGEKIRTLFCSLKQLERSPQALKHLCRVFIRQRLKPWPVDVKIKALPLPDRLKWYLLIDHAAAGHEDL, via the exons ATGCCTTTCCTGCACGGCTTCCGCAGGATCATCTTCGAGTATCAGCCCCTGGTAGACGAGATCTTGGGGTTGCTGGCGATACAGGATGCAGAACGGCAGAGCGCCCTTGAGAG CCCTGCCTGTCTGGGCAATGACAGGAGCCAGCTCTCGGCTGTGAGACGAGTCTTGGAGAGGGAGACCCACTCCCCGTTTTATCAGGAAGGTGTGAGCTATGCCCTGCTGAAGGTCACGGAGCTGGGGCTTGTCCCTGCTGCAGAAATCCTCCTGGAGTTCGGAGCTGACCTCAGCTTTGAAG ATCCAGTCACCTACTACACCCCCCTGCACATCGCGGTGCTCCGCAACCAGCCAGATATGGTGGAGCTCCTGGTGCACCACGGGGCCGACATCAACCGGAGAGACCGG ATCCATGAGAGCAGTCCCCTCGATCTGGCCAGCGAGGAGCCCGAGCGGTTGCCATGCCTCCAGCGGCTGCTTCAGCTGGGGGCTGACGTCAACGCGGCTGATAAAAACG GAAAGACAGCACTGTTGCACGCCCTGGCCAGCAGCGACGGTGTCCAGATCCACAACACTGAGAGCATCCGTCTCCTGTTGGAAGGAG GAGCAGACGTCAGGGCCACCACCAAAGACGGTGACACTGTCTTCACCTACGTCATCTTCCTGCTGGGAGAAATGGTGTGCAGCAACACCGAGGAGGCACAGGTGATCAGTCGCTTCTGCTTCCGTGTCACACAGCTGCTGCTAGCCCACGGCGCCAACCCCAGCGAGTGCCCGGCCCCTGAGTCCCTCACCCACCTCTGCTTCAAAAGCTTCAAACGCCACTTCCCGCTGCTGCGTTTCTTGCTGGAGTCAGGTGCTGCCTACAACTGCTCCCTCCACGGTCCCTCGTGCTGGTCGGGCTTCCACATTGTCTTCGAGTGCCTCTGCTCGCACCTCAGCGTCTCCGAAGATGACAGCTTCTCTACAGACCTCATCCAGAAGGGTCAGACTCTGCTGGAGCTCATGATGGCCAGTTCACAAGCCATCCAGCTGCCCAGCAACTTTGAGGTCAACACCAGCAGCTGTCGGTACCACGGGGAGAAGATCAGGActcttttctgctctctgaaGCAGCTGGAGCGCTCCCCGCAGGCATTGAAACATCTCTGCAGGGTGTTTATCCGGCAGCGCCTTAAACCGTGGCCAGTAGATGTTAAAATCAAGGCTCTACCTCTTCCGGACAGGCTGAAGTGGTACCTTCTCATTGACCACGCTGCTGCCGGGCACGAGGACCTCTGA
- the ASB6 gene encoding ankyrin repeat and SOCS box protein 6 isoform X2 — translation MPFLHGFRRIIFEYQPLVDEILGLLAIQDAERQSALESPACLGNDRSQLSAVRRVLERETHSPFYQEGVSYALLKVTELGLVPAAEILLEFGADLSFEDPVTYYTPLHIAVLRNQPDMVELLVHHGADINRRDRIHESSPLDLASEEPERLPCLQRLLQLGADVNAADKNGKTALLHALASSDGVQIHNTESIRLLLEGGADVRATTKDGDTVFTYVIFLLGEMVCSNTEEAQVISRFCFRVTQLLLAHGANPSECPAPESLTHLCFKSFKRHFPLLRFLLESGAAYNCSLHGPSCWSGFHIVFECLCSHLSVSEDDSFSTDLIQKGQTLLELMMASSQAIQLPSNFEVNTSSC, via the exons ATGCCTTTCCTGCACGGCTTCCGCAGGATCATCTTCGAGTATCAGCCCCTGGTAGACGAGATCTTGGGGTTGCTGGCGATACAGGATGCAGAACGGCAGAGCGCCCTTGAGAG CCCTGCCTGTCTGGGCAATGACAGGAGCCAGCTCTCGGCTGTGAGACGAGTCTTGGAGAGGGAGACCCACTCCCCGTTTTATCAGGAAGGTGTGAGCTATGCCCTGCTGAAGGTCACGGAGCTGGGGCTTGTCCCTGCTGCAGAAATCCTCCTGGAGTTCGGAGCTGACCTCAGCTTTGAAG ATCCAGTCACCTACTACACCCCCCTGCACATCGCGGTGCTCCGCAACCAGCCAGATATGGTGGAGCTCCTGGTGCACCACGGGGCCGACATCAACCGGAGAGACCGG ATCCATGAGAGCAGTCCCCTCGATCTGGCCAGCGAGGAGCCCGAGCGGTTGCCATGCCTCCAGCGGCTGCTTCAGCTGGGGGCTGACGTCAACGCGGCTGATAAAAACG GAAAGACAGCACTGTTGCACGCCCTGGCCAGCAGCGACGGTGTCCAGATCCACAACACTGAGAGCATCCGTCTCCTGTTGGAAGGAG GAGCAGACGTCAGGGCCACCACCAAAGACGGTGACACTGTCTTCACCTACGTCATCTTCCTGCTGGGAGAAATGGTGTGCAGCAACACCGAGGAGGCACAGGTGATCAGTCGCTTCTGCTTCCGTGTCACACAGCTGCTGCTAGCCCACGGCGCCAACCCCAGCGAGTGCCCGGCCCCTGAGTCCCTCACCCACCTCTGCTTCAAAAGCTTCAAACGCCACTTCCCGCTGCTGCGTTTCTTGCTGGAGTCAGGTGCTGCCTACAACTGCTCCCTCCACGGTCCCTCGTGCTGGTCGGGCTTCCACATTGTCTTCGAGTGCCTCTGCTCGCACCTCAGCGTCTCCGAAGATGACAGCTTCTCTACAGACCTCATCCAGAAGGGTCAGACTCTGCTGGAGCTCATGATGGCCAGTTCACAAGCCATCCAGCTGCCCAGCAACTTTGAGGTCAACACCAGCAGCT GCTGA